One genomic segment of Pseudomonas sp. p1(2021b) includes these proteins:
- a CDS encoding MoaD/ThiS family protein — MKVQVVYFARYRELLGLDGEPLEGTFKSLDDVRQALVAKGGQYEVLADQNLMCARNQDLCKPDEPVEEGDEVAFFPPVTGG, encoded by the coding sequence ATGAAGGTCCAGGTGGTGTATTTCGCCCGTTATCGTGAACTGCTGGGCCTTGACGGCGAGCCGCTCGAAGGCACGTTCAAAAGCCTCGACGATGTGCGCCAGGCCTTGGTGGCCAAGGGCGGGCAGTATGAGGTGCTGGCGGACCAGAACCTGATGTGCGCGCGCAATCAGGATTTGTGCAAGCCCGACGAGCCGGTTGAAGAGGGGGACGAAGTGGCGTTCTTCCCGCCGGTAACCGGGGGCTGA
- a CDS encoding PhoH family protein, whose product MDDHGRNPSSTQPILYVLDTNVLIHDPNALLNFEEHHVAIPMTVLEELDKLKTGKHTIAAECRQAIRLIDQTLGDASPSDVEQGVPIQRGKGGPKGFLSILMSPRNEPNRLLPENLNDNIIINQLLELRSRRADLDVVLVTKDINMRLKARACGIAAEDYSTDQLVDDVSLLSKGYHSVTGSFWDRVSKVETRQERGRTWHRVQLTDNLPAVHVNEFIIDEQGFVGWVKGIREDELLLLDLHQEPLLHQEAWGLKPRDIHQSLALFALLDPDIHLVNLTGAAGSGKTILALAAAIEQTMVSKRYRRIIATRSVQGLDQEIGFLPGTEAEKMEPWLGAITDNLEALHMDDESTHGSVEYILERVPLQFKSLNYIRGRSFQQSLILIDECQNLTPHQMKTIITRAGAGSKVVCLGNLAQIDTPYLSATSSGLTYLTERFKDFPHGVHITLQGVPRSVLAEYAESHL is encoded by the coding sequence ATGGATGACCATGGACGCAACCCTTCCTCCACCCAGCCAATCCTGTATGTGCTCGATACCAATGTCCTGATTCACGACCCCAACGCATTGCTCAACTTCGAGGAGCACCATGTCGCCATCCCGATGACGGTGCTGGAGGAACTCGACAAACTCAAGACCGGCAAGCACACCATCGCCGCCGAATGCCGCCAGGCCATCCGCCTGATCGACCAGACCCTCGGTGATGCCTCGCCCAGCGATGTCGAACAGGGCGTGCCGATCCAGCGTGGCAAGGGCGGGCCCAAGGGCTTCCTGTCGATCCTGATGAGCCCGCGCAACGAACCGAACCGGCTGCTGCCGGAGAACCTCAACGACAACATCATCATCAACCAGCTCTTGGAACTGCGCAGTCGGCGTGCCGACCTTGACGTCGTGCTGGTGACCAAGGACATCAACATGCGCCTGAAGGCGCGTGCCTGCGGCATCGCAGCCGAGGACTACAGCACCGACCAACTGGTCGATGACGTGTCCTTGCTGTCCAAGGGCTACCACTCGGTGACCGGTTCGTTCTGGGACCGGGTCAGCAAGGTCGAGACCCGCCAGGAGCGCGGCCGTACCTGGCACCGGGTGCAACTGACCGACAACCTGCCGGCGGTGCACGTCAACGAGTTCATCATCGACGAACAGGGCTTCGTCGGCTGGGTCAAGGGCATCCGTGAAGACGAACTGCTGTTGCTCGACCTGCACCAGGAGCCTTTGCTGCACCAGGAAGCCTGGGGCCTGAAACCGCGCGACATCCACCAGAGCCTGGCATTGTTCGCCCTGCTCGACCCGGATATCCACCTGGTCAACCTCACTGGCGCCGCGGGTTCCGGCAAAACCATCCTGGCGCTGGCCGCCGCCATCGAACAGACCATGGTCAGCAAGCGCTACCGGCGCATCATCGCCACCCGCAGCGTGCAGGGGCTGGACCAGGAGATCGGCTTCCTGCCGGGCACCGAGGCCGAGAAGATGGAACCCTGGCTGGGCGCCATCACCGACAACCTCGAAGCCTTGCACATGGATGACGAGAGCACCCACGGCAGCGTGGAATACATCCTCGAGCGGGTACCGCTGCAGTTCAAGTCGCTGAACTACATTCGCGGCCGCAGCTTCCAGCAGAGCCTGATCCTGATCGACGAGTGCCAGAACCTTACCCCGCACCAGATGAAAACCATCATCACCCGTGCCGGGGCCGGGTCGAAGGTGGTCTGCCTGGGCAACCTGGCGCAGATCGACACCCCTTACCTGTCGGCCACCAGTTCTGGCCTTACGTACCTCACCGAGCGCTTCAAGGACTTCCCCCACGGCGTTCACATCACCCTGCAGGGCGTGCCGCGCTCGGTGCTGGCCGAGTACGCCGAGTCGCATCTGTAA
- the moaE gene encoding molybdopterin synthase catalytic subunit MoaE, producing the protein MGIRVQQQAFDPGVETNAMHAANVGVGAVVAFVGYVRDFNDGQDVAGMFLEHYPGMTEKALAKIVVEAEQRWPLLKVEVLHRIGSLQPGEPIVFVGVASAHRQAAFDACNFIMDYLKTRAPFWKKEDTQDGPRWVDGKQSDQDAAGRW; encoded by the coding sequence ATGGGTATTCGGGTTCAGCAGCAGGCGTTCGATCCCGGCGTGGAAACCAATGCCATGCATGCCGCCAACGTTGGCGTCGGCGCGGTGGTGGCGTTCGTGGGCTACGTGCGCGATTTCAACGATGGCCAGGACGTGGCGGGGATGTTCCTCGAACACTACCCGGGCATGACCGAGAAGGCCCTGGCCAAGATCGTCGTCGAGGCCGAGCAGCGCTGGCCGTTGCTCAAGGTCGAGGTGCTGCACCGCATCGGTTCGCTGCAGCCGGGCGAGCCGATCGTCTTCGTCGGCGTGGCCAGCGCCCACCGTCAGGCGGCGTTCGACGCCTGTAACTTCATCATGGATTACCTGAAGACCCGGGCGCCGTTCTGGAAGAAAGAAGACACCCAGGATGGGCCGCGTTGGGTGGACGGCAAGCAGAGCGACCAGGACGCTGCCGGTCGCTGGTGA
- a CDS encoding polysaccharide deacetylase family protein, which translates to MRIAFVLLTALLCLAAQAAPLPVASLDRSSWPEQLDSPALFDVASRAEILSFAQVLQESEMLDEPALAARLQLRQVNLASVRAVRARMWQRLWENYQQAQRSCEQDASFCYPLDSMAELRTLAGNFAADVGEFYVPWIEPSRQFHSRYLDEQLRKAAVSPQTSSEIDRVSSRERNGDELNDRMFLLTFVGGPGPAGGSTDVLADYLRRQKLGGLFFVIGNRLQQRRDAGAAGSLGALYDGQCVGIQGWEYRSHAQWQDWQDSLRRAQARVQADLPEQYVPLFRPPYGQRRADGEAFMRRQKLQVSLWDIDAQDDSALSAQASAQRVLTLMLLWRKGVIQLHDSQPKAQPAVEWLLRSTAQSGIGWEDCLEYGRRE; encoded by the coding sequence GTGCGTATTGCCTTCGTCTTGTTGACGGCCCTGCTGTGCCTGGCTGCCCAGGCCGCCCCGTTACCTGTGGCCAGCCTGGACCGCAGCTCGTGGCCGGAGCAACTGGACAGCCCGGCGCTGTTCGATGTCGCCTCCCGCGCCGAGATCCTGTCATTCGCCCAGGTGCTGCAGGAAAGCGAAATGCTCGATGAGCCGGCGCTGGCGGCGCGTTTGCAGCTGCGCCAGGTCAACCTGGCGTCCGTCCGCGCGGTGCGTGCGCGCATGTGGCAGAGGCTGTGGGAAAACTACCAACAGGCCCAGCGAAGCTGTGAGCAGGATGCCTCGTTCTGCTACCCCCTGGACTCGATGGCCGAGTTACGCACCCTGGCTGGCAATTTCGCCGCTGACGTGGGGGAATTCTATGTGCCATGGATCGAGCCCAGCCGGCAGTTCCATAGTCGCTACCTGGACGAACAGCTGCGCAAGGCGGCCGTGTCGCCCCAGACCAGCAGCGAGATCGACCGCGTCTCCAGCCGCGAGCGCAATGGCGACGAGCTCAACGACCGGATGTTCCTGCTGACCTTCGTCGGTGGCCCTGGCCCGGCAGGCGGCAGTACCGACGTGCTGGCCGACTACCTGCGCCGGCAGAAGCTTGGCGGCCTGTTCTTTGTCATCGGCAACCGCCTGCAACAGCGACGTGACGCCGGTGCGGCTGGCTCGCTCGGCGCACTCTATGACGGCCAATGCGTGGGTATCCAGGGCTGGGAATACCGCTCCCATGCCCAGTGGCAGGATTGGCAGGACTCGCTGCGCCGAGCCCAGGCGCGGGTCCAGGCAGACCTGCCGGAACAGTACGTGCCGCTGTTCCGACCTCCCTATGGGCAGCGCAGGGCCGATGGCGAGGCGTTCATGAGGCGTCAGAAACTGCAGGTATCGTTGTGGGACATCGACGCCCAGGATGACAGCGCCTTGAGCGCCCAGGCCTCGGCCCAGCGGGTGCTGACCTTGATGTTGTTGTGGCGCAAGGGCGTGATCCAGTTGCACGACAGCCAACCCAAGGCGCAGCCGGCAGTGGAGTGGTTGTTGCGCAGTACGGCGCAGAGCGGGATCGGTTGGGAGGATTGCCTGGAATACGGGCGGCGCGAGTAA
- the moaC gene encoding cyclic pyranopterin monophosphate synthase MoaC → MLTHLDSQGRANMVDVTEKAVTAREAVAEARVRMLPQTLQMIVDGEHPKGDVFAVARIAGIQAAKKTSDLIPLCHPLMLTSVKVELNAEGADAVRIVARCKLAGQTGVEMEALTAASVAALTIYDMCKAVDKGMVIEQVRLLEKIGGKSGHYQVEA, encoded by the coding sequence GTGCTGACTCATCTCGATTCCCAGGGGCGCGCCAACATGGTCGACGTCACTGAAAAAGCCGTGACGGCGCGCGAGGCCGTTGCCGAGGCGCGGGTGCGCATGTTGCCGCAGACCTTGCAGATGATCGTCGATGGCGAACACCCCAAGGGCGACGTATTCGCCGTGGCGCGCATCGCCGGTATCCAGGCGGCGAAGAAGACCAGCGACCTGATCCCGCTGTGCCACCCGCTGATGCTCACCAGCGTCAAGGTCGAGCTCAATGCCGAAGGCGCTGACGCGGTGCGCATCGTCGCCCGCTGCAAGCTGGCCGGGCAGACCGGCGTGGAGATGGAGGCGCTGACCGCCGCCAGTGTCGCCGCGCTGACCATCTATGACATGTGCAAGGCGGTGGACAAGGGCATGGTCATCGAGCAGGTACGCCTGCTGGAGAAAATCGGCGGCAAGAGTGGCCATTACCAGGTGGAGGCGTGA